In Gadus morhua chromosome 2, gadMor3.0, whole genome shotgun sequence, a single window of DNA contains:
- the LOC115561241 gene encoding trinucleotide repeat-containing gene 6B protein isoform X2, producing MEDKKKKKEDKKKRDSFQKVPDPKIKELPACTAVPRRTWAVGILKRALWDIETVPEAAKPSTIQPPSTPGPAPPTSSPGGGPGASLPAPDGGNNVKQRAAVATGQPSSASSNSSSSSSSSSGSQATSTAQRYIPREVPPRFRCQQDHKVLLKRGQPPLSSMLLGGGSGGGGATPPPLSSQSGETPPTAGPIDLNTGSSYSSSPSIAAAASSTTSSYANSTWGAGSGSQPPSQGWEKVIVDGTDLEAWPSILGGAKPGSGGAGGGASREPDHAPNSSASWNERNVQQKGGAEVGGGDRPSSPHSSSPPSPPPPSSSSLAECAGGSPWGSSPSESGTGSDVLYNSNVSHLGPGSQKSPGGSCSSSGGGGAQATGPGFSPSTNPSAWPALGPEQTQGPVEGLRLSTSPLPPSSGSQPGLQQQQSEGPGAGVTGVGEPWGGAERGPQRGAGTGATGPGPNQGGGGDGGANRSGSSSSSSSSSWRTMPPTSSSSEVTVGASPGDGWGGGGQSQGDTTGWGQPASQGDTTGWGQPASQGDTTGWGQPASQGDSTGWGQPASQGDSTGWGQPSDSSSNAPGASQGAGEGGGTGESGWGGSGNTAIGTGGSAQPGGRAGSSNSSSSSGGSGGVGGGALQDSASPAVASGAKAWDNQTAEEKSAERGRAEWGGAGEGGRTAGVGGGVTGDGSGGGGAPNQKTDGSGGPASQPSPNAEVALKSMLSRSDLDPRVLSNVGWGQTQIRQNVAWDMEASAAAAAAAAGGGEGGGGGGGKLKDKSSSSSSSSSSSTITTRGSGYSGANAGPKATEPPTGGGSSSGPGPKRDGWDGAGAHQPGRGPHMEAGNRRKGGSPPEGGSEGNPAKNAGGWGGLAPESQGKPWGGEEPQERRDHRGGGGGWRDGGEQGRGGWGGPPPESKGAGGWKDGPGGGGGGGGGGGGGGGGGGRDWGQRDSKPGGMWGEGRGGGRMHSDEGPSWGDDGGPQRGGWGGGDAGGGGGGGGGGSKPHQEWGGGKPHGPPAQTPNSQVAPMKAPNQQHQSQGQQPAMAGGWGGRPGAGPPPPSKSQNQSPGWTAGPVPRAAGPGAGGVDSAESSGWDEPSPQSISRKMEIDDGTSAWGDPQRYSNKNVNMWDKNSGSGGQGSGGPGPGGPGGHGPQGPSPPNPQQPPRRQPPSRESGNGGVGMWGKGGGQPEDANAGGWGQSSSSSPSAAPAGWGDPEPEPGKPSGWGNPSANPGKPGPKSGEGWGSKGEGPVAASRHSSWDEEEEGGVWNSGGSQGGWAHGHAGARGHVKGGRGESWGNPMSRQFANMGLLGDDPGCDKKMDPDKRGMSDYNGEMRRGGRGGGGGYRMPGSKDMAPGDMGHYGDKMSGHGGYGGGGGGGGMPPSRGMHQPGGHPMTPNQGLRAPVPHQYMSAQVPGSMMKQMPSPGNSLGGGGGVGGGGGGGGAGGLFPPQLSPQQLAMLSNIYPHVQQFHLACQLLLQQQQQQHQQQQQQLLQNQRKFPQPLRQQTDPQQLARLMAVLQQQRQQQGGGGGGGSSKLSPSHLGGGGLPKQSMDPLGHPGGVGVSLSDFHAKTQAMYSGLAPGGNLSGLDLGQGGGPGMKDPGGGQQSRFKWMMEGHSPSSPSPDAIAAMHKNGPIPNPMKNRGGSPYSQYEMMGPEGLGLPPQGPMDHWHRSPGTKMPHKPGPPSWPPEFQPGVPWKGIPSAGDPESDPFMTPGSVMNPPGPQSLQDSDHPLLRDNTGPNCSLPTSLPSSGAWPYSASDGPLANAHSSAKYSEYKPSWPPEPIGHNKLWKTNRISSQLPRPPPGLSSQKQAQPSPWGSGGPRLARGWGGGGGGGGASQDSRFSQGSAWSDGLASRGSCWLLLSNLTPQIDGSTLRTICMQHGPLLTFHLGLTQGSALVRYSSPQEAAKAQGALHMCVLGNTTILAEFVSEEEVARYFAHSQAGGGDGGPAGSAPGGPQGSSGPGPSVASSGGSSPGSERGPATPGGGGGGGGGGGGGGGGGSVLSTGSGWQNLDGSGSSSEGSGAPGPGLGVFSQWSTNGTAEGAGPGGAEPGGRPGMWGAVTVGYPGGGGGGGGGGSMWGTPQMEERHQMDNPAALLPGDLLGGGADSI from the exons GTGCCAGACCCAAAAATAAAAG aactcccagcatgcactgctgTGCCCCGGCGGACCTGGGCCGTAGGGATCCTGAAACGGGCCCTCTGGGACATTGAAACAG TGCCAGAAGCAGCCAAGCCCTCCACCATCCAGCCGCCCTCCaccccgggccccgccccccccacctcctcccccggcGGCGGTCCTGGTGCGTCCCTGCCTGCTCCCGACGGCGGGAACAATGTTAAGCAGCGGGCTGCTGTGGCCACCGGAcagccctcctccgcctcctctaactcctcctcctcctcctcctcctcttctgggaGCCAGGCGACGTCGACGGCCCAGCGCTACATCCCCCGTGAGGTGCCCCCGCGCTTCCGCTGCCAGCAGGACCACAAAGTGCTACTGAAGAGGGGCCAGCCGCCCCTGTCCTCCATGCTGCTGGGGGGCGGctcagggggaggaggtgctactcctcctccgctctcctctcAGTCGGGAGAAACCCCCCCAACAGCTGGACCCATAG ATCTGAACACCGGTTCATCCTACTCCTCCTCGCCATCcatcgctgctgctgcttcttctaCTACTTCGTCTTATGCAAATTCCACTTGGGGGGCAGGCTCTGGCAGCCAACCCCCCTCTCAGGGCTGGGAGAAGGTGATCGTGGACGGGACTGACCTGGAGGCGTGGCCGAGCATCCTGGGCGGGGCAAAGCCGGGGTcgggtggggcggggggcggggcaaGCAGGGAACCGGATCATGCGCCCAACAGCAGTGCCTCATGGAATGAGAGGAACGTTCAGCAGAAGGGAGGGGCTGAGGTCGGGGGTGGCGACCGCCCCTCCtcgcctcactcctcctcacccccatctccccctcccccctcatcgtCATCGCTCGCTGAATGTGCGGGAGGCTCCCCGTGGGGCTCCTCCCCTTCGGAGTccgggacaggaagtgatgtgcTTTACAACTCCAACGTGTCCCATCTGGGCCCAGGCTCTCAGAAGAGCCCTGGAGGCAGCTGTAGTagtagtggcggtggtggggcgCAGGCCACGGGCCCGGGCTTCAGCCCCAGCACCAACCCCTCCGCCTGGCCCGCCCTGGGGCCGGAGCAGACCCAGGGCCCCGTAGAGGGTCTCCGCCTGTCCACCagccctctccctccgtcctcTGGGAGCCAGCCaggcctccagcagcagcaatctgaggggccgggggcgggggtcACCGGGGTTGGGGAGCCCTGGGGCGGGGCCGAGCGGGGCCCTCAGAGGGGGGCGGGCACCGGCGCGACGGGGCCAGGACCAAATCAAGGAGGCGGTGGAGACGGGGGCGCCAATCGAtcgggctcctcctcctcgtcctcctcctcctcgtggcGGACCATGCctccgacctcctcctcctcggaggTCACCGTGGGAGCCTCCCCTGGCGAcggctgggggggcggggggcagagcCAGGGCGACACCACCGGCTGGGGCCAGCCTGCCAGTCAGGGCGACACCACCGGCTGGGGCCAGCCTGCCAGTCAGGGCGACACCACCGGCTGGGGCCAGCCTGCCAGTCAGGGCGACTCGACGGGCTGGGGCCAGCCTGCCAGTCAGGGCGACTCGACGGGCTGGGGCCAGCCGAGTGACAGTAGCTCCAACGCTCCTGGGGCATCTCAGGGagctggggagggtgggggtacGGGAGAgtcagggtgggggggctcTGGAAACACTGCAATAGGAACTGGAGGGAGCGCCCAGCCCGGGGGGCGGgccgggagcagcaacagcagcagcagtagtggagGGAGTGGCGGTGTCGGGGGCGGGGCTTTGCAGGACTCCGCCTCTCCGGCGGTTGCAAGCGGGGCGAAGGCCTGGGACAATCAGACGGCGGAGGAGAAGAgcgcggagagagggagggcggaatggggaggagcaggggaaggCGGGAGGACGGCTGGCGTAGGAGGCGGAGTCACAGGAGATGGGAGTGGCGGAGGCGGAGCACCTAACCAGAAGACAGACGGCTCCGGAGGCCCCGCCTCCCAGCCGTCGCCCAACGCTGAAGTGGCCTTAAAGAGCATGCTGAGTCGCTCGGACCTGGACCCGAGGGTGCTGTCCAACGTGGGCTGGGGCCAGACCCAGATCCGGCAGAACGTGGCCTGGGACATGGAGGCCTctgccgcagccgccgccgccgccgcagggggaggagaagggggcgggggaggaggagggaagctCAAAGACAAAAgctcctcgtcgtcctcgtcctcgtcctcgtccaccATCACGACGCGCGGCTCCGGGTATTCTGGGGCCAACGCGGGTCCGAAGGCCACCGAGCCGCCGActggcggcggcagcagctcgGGTCCCGGGCCCAAGAGGGACGGCTGGGACGGCGCCGGGGCCCACCAGCCCGGCCGGGGGCCCCACATGGAGGCTGGGAACCGGAGGAAGGGCGGGTCGCCGCCGGAGGGGGGCAGCGAGGGGAACCCGGCCAAGAACGCCGGAGGCTGGGGGGGACTGGCCCCCGAGAGCCAGGGGAAACCCTGGGGGGGCGAGGAACCACAAGAACGGAGGGACcacagaggaggtggaggaggctggagaGATGGTGGAGAACAGGGTAGAGGTGGGTGGGGAGGGCCTCCTCCAGAGAGCAAAGGAGCGGGAGGATGGAAGGATgggcctgggggtgggggtggtggtgggggaggaggaggaggaggggggggaggcggggggagagaCTGGGGACAGCGGGACTCCAAACCAGGAGGGATGtggggagaggggcgtggcggCGGCAGGATGCACTCTGACGAAGGCCCGTCCTGGGGGGACGACGGTGGGCCTCAGagaggaggttgggggggaggggacgctggaggaggaggaggaggaggtggtggggggagcAAGCCCCACCAGGAGTGGGGGGGTGGCAAGCCCCACGGCCCGCCAGCACAGACCCCAAACAGCCAGGTGGCCCCCATGAAGGCCCCCAATCAGCAGCACCAATCACAAGGCCAGCAGCCCGCCATGGCCGGGGGCTGGGGTGGACGTCCGGGCGCCGGCCCGCCTCCGCCCTCCAAGAGCCAGAACCAAAGCCCGGGCTGGACGGCGGGGCCGGTCCCCCGGGCGGCCGGgccaggggccgggggggtgGACTCCGCGGAGTCCAGCGGGTGGGATGAGCCGTCCCCCCAGTCCATCAGCCGCAAGATGGAGATCGACGACGGGACGTCCGCCTGGGGCGACCCCCAGCGCTACAGCAACAAGAACGTCAACATGTGGGACAAGAACAGTGGCTCTGGCGGCCAGGGGTCTGGAGGACCCGGTccagggggcccgggggggcacGGCCCGcagggcccctcccctcccaaccCCCAGCAGCCCCCCAGACGCCAGCCCCCCAGCAGGGAGTCCGGCAACGGTGGAGTGG GTATGTGGGGCAAAGGAGGCGGACAGCCGGAGGACGCCAATGCGGGTGGCTGGGGTCAGAGTTCATCATCGTCGCCCTCGGCAGCGCCCGCTGGCTGGGGAGACCCTGAACCTGAGCCAGGGAAGCCGTCCGGTTGGGGGAACCCCTCCGCCAATCCCGGCAAGCCAG GCCCCAAGtcaggggagggctgggggtcaAAGGGCGAGGGGCCCGTGGCCGCCTCCCGCCACTCCAgctgggacgaggaggaggaggggggcgtctGGAACAGCGGGGGGTCCCAGGGAGGCTGGGCCCACGGCCACGCCGGAGCCAGGGGCCACGTCAAG GGGGGCCGTGGCGAGAGCTGGGGTAATCCGATGTCGCGGCAGTTCGCCAACATGGGCCTCCTG GGTGACGATCCAGGCTGCGACAAGAAAATGGATCCAGACAAGAGAGGGATGAGTGACTACAACGGAGAGAtgcggagaggaggaagaggaggaggaggaggctacCGCATGCCTGGCTCTAAAGACATGGCGCCTGGGGACATGGGTCACTATGGAGACAAG ATGAGTGGTCATGGGGGGTacggcggtggaggaggtgggggcggtATGCCTCCGTCACGAGGCATGCACCAGCCCGGGGGCCATCCCATGACCCCCAACCAGGGTCTACGGGCCCCTGTGCCCCATCAGTACATGTCTGCCCAG GTCCCAGGGTCCATGATGAAGCAGATGCCGTCGCCTGGCAACAGCCTTGgcgggggaggtggggtgggtgggggaggaggaggaggaggagcaggaggactgTTCCCCCCTCAGCTGTCCCCGCAGCAGTTGGCCATGTTGAGCAACATCTACCCTCACGTCCAGCAGTTTCACCTG GCGTGTCAActcctcctgcagcagcagcaacagcagcaccaacagcaacagcagcagctgttGCAGAACCAGAGGAAGTTCCCCCAGCCCCTCCGCCAGCAGACCGACCCCCAGCAG TTGGCCAGGCTCATGGCCGTCCTTCAGCAGCAGAGACAgcagcagggtggggggggaggaggggggagctccaagctgtctccctcccacctggggggaggaggcCTCCCCAAGCAGTCCATGGACCCTCTGGGTCACCCCGGGGGCGTAGGGGTCTCCCTCTCCGACTTCCACGCTAAGACCCAGGCCATGTACTCTG GTCTGGCGCCGGGGGGGAACCTGTCGGGCCTGGACCTGGGCCAGGGCGGGGGTCCGGGGATGAAGGACCCAGGTGGGGGGCAGCAGTCTCGCTTCAAGTGGATGATGGAGGGCCactcgccctcctccccctcgccggACGCCATCGCCGCGATGCACAAGAACG GCCCCATACCCAACCCCATGAAGAACAGAGGAGGCTCCCCGTACTCCCAGTACGAGATGATGGGCCCCGAGGGCCTGGGCCTCCCTCCCCAGGGACCCATGGACCACTGGCACCGCAGCCCCGGGACCAAGATGCCCCACAAGCCGGGCCCCCCCAGCTGGCCCCCAG AGTTCCAGCCCGGCGTGCCCTGGAAGGGGATCCCGAGCGCAGGGGACCCCGAGTCCGACCCCTTCATGACCCCTGGCAGTGTGATGAACCCCCCGGGCCCGCAGAGCCTGCAGGATTCTGACCACCCGCTCCTCCGTGACAACACTG GGCCAAACTGCTCCCTCCCCACCTCGCTGCCTTCCTCCGGTGCCTGGCCTTACAGTGCCTCCGACGGCCCCCTGGCCAACGCCCACAGCTCAG CCAAGTACTCGGAGTACAAGCCCAGCTGGCCCCCAGAGCCCATCGGACACAACAAGCTGTGGAAGACCAATCGCATCAGCTCTCAGCTGCCACGCCCGCCCCCAGGATTATCCAGTCAGAAGCAggctcagccctccccctggGGCAGCGGAGGCCCCCGATTGGccaggggatggggagggggtggaggagggggaggagcaagCCAGGACTCCCGATTCAGTCAAG GCTCGGCATGGAGTGACGGTTTGGCCTCAAGAGGAAGCTGCTGGCTGTTGCTGAGCAACCTGACCCCTCAG ATCGACGGCTCCACGCTGCGGACCATCTGCATGCAGCACGGCCCCCTGCTCACCTTCCACCTGGGCCTGACCCAGGGCAGCGCGCTGGTCCGCTACAGCAGCCCCCAGGAGGCGGCCAAGGCCCAGGGCGCACTGCACAT GTGCGTTCTGGGGAACACCACCATCCTGGCTGAGTTTgtgagcgaggaggaggtcGCTCGGTATTTTGCACATTCTCAGGCCGGTGGGGGCGACGGGGGGCCCGCCGGCTccgcccccgggggcccccagGGCTCGTCAGGACCGGGCCCCTCAGTGGCTAGCAGCGGGGGCAGCTCCCCGGGCAGCGAGCGGGGGCCGGCCacccctggaggaggtggtggaggtggtggaggaggaggaggtggaggaggtggggggtcgGTTCTCTCCACTGGCTCCGGTTGGCAGAACCTGGACGGCAGCGGCAGCTCCTCAGAGgggtccggggccccggggcccggcctGGGCGTGTTCTCCCAGTGGAGCACCAACGGGACCgccgagggggcggggcccgggggggcggagcctgggGGCCGGCCAGGGATGTGGGGGGCCGTGACGGTGGGGTAccccggcggtggtggtggtggcggcggcggcggcagcatgTGGGGGACCCCGCAGATGGAAGAGAGGCACCAAATGGACAACCCAGCGGCGCTGTTGCCAGGCGACCtgctggggggcggggcagacTCCATCTGA